In Pseudodesulfovibrio hydrargyri, a single window of DNA contains:
- a CDS encoding M20 family metallo-hydrolase — protein MDALFSELDRQTEAVVELQTKLTAIPALGPRNGGEGEKAKADFLLGHLKAMGIGDIREYNAPDPDVPCGYRPNIAAIIPGKNTEKTLWVISHIDVVPPGDLDLWNSDPYVVQHDGDTLIGRGVEDNQQGMVSSLLTAKALLDLKITPEMNYGLILVSDEETGSGFGLDYIVREHADLFRENDLFLVPDSGEPASEMVEVAEKSMFWVKVTVIGKQCHASTPAQGVNTMFPSAEFILRIKELETLYPAEDSLFDPPRSTFQPTMREANVANVNTLPGRDVFYVDCRVMPEYDLNDVIGTIKDMAAEIAAKYGVSVECEPVMWEQAAPATPADSEIAVRTMASVRKIYDNNPRTVGVGGGTVAAFLRRRGYNAVVWSTLFHNAHQPNEWSSIKSTIGDAKVIADMLLTR, from the coding sequence ATGGACGCGCTCTTTTCCGAACTGGACCGCCAGACAGAGGCGGTTGTCGAACTGCAGACCAAGCTTACGGCCATTCCGGCCCTGGGCCCCCGCAACGGGGGCGAAGGCGAAAAGGCCAAGGCCGACTTCCTGCTCGGCCATCTCAAGGCCATGGGTATCGGGGACATCCGCGAATACAACGCCCCTGATCCCGACGTGCCCTGCGGGTACCGGCCCAACATCGCGGCCATCATCCCGGGCAAGAACACGGAAAAGACCCTGTGGGTCATCTCCCACATCGACGTGGTCCCTCCGGGAGACCTCGACCTGTGGAACTCCGATCCCTACGTGGTTCAGCACGACGGCGACACCCTCATCGGGCGCGGCGTGGAGGACAACCAGCAAGGCATGGTCTCCTCGCTGCTGACCGCCAAGGCCCTGCTTGACCTGAAGATCACCCCGGAGATGAACTACGGGCTGATCCTCGTGTCCGACGAGGAGACCGGCTCGGGCTTCGGCCTGGACTACATCGTCCGCGAGCACGCGGACCTGTTCCGCGAGAACGACCTGTTCCTGGTCCCGGACTCGGGCGAGCCCGCCTCGGAAATGGTCGAGGTGGCCGAGAAATCCATGTTCTGGGTTAAAGTCACGGTCATCGGCAAACAGTGCCACGCCTCCACCCCGGCCCAGGGCGTCAACACCATGTTTCCGTCCGCCGAATTCATCCTGCGCATCAAGGAGCTGGAGACCTTGTACCCGGCCGAGGACAGCCTGTTCGACCCGCCCCGCTCCACCTTCCAGCCGACCATGCGCGAGGCCAACGTGGCCAACGTGAACACCCTTCCCGGACGGGACGTGTTCTACGTGGACTGCCGGGTCATGCCTGAATACGACCTGAACGACGTGATCGGCACCATCAAGGACATGGCCGCCGAGATCGCGGCCAAGTACGGCGTGAGCGTCGAGTGCGAGCCCGTCATGTGGGAGCAGGCCGCCCCGGCCACCCCGGCGGACAGCGAGATTGCGGTCCGGACCATGGCGTCGGTGCGCAAGATCTACGACAACAATCCGCGCACGGTGGGCGTGGGCGGCGGCACGGTGGCCGCGTTCCTGCGCCGCAGGGGCTACAACGCCGTGGTCTGGTCCACCCTGTTCCACAACGCTCACCAGCCCAACGAGTGGTCGTCCATCAAGAGCACCATCGGCGACGCCAAGGTCATCGCCGACATGCTCCTGACCCGGTAG